The genomic segment CGGCGATGCCGGGTCCGATACCCAGCGAGGTCATCAGCAATGTGACTTCAGGCGAGGGATACCATCCCAGGGTCCAATGGTGTTGGACAATCTGATAGGCTGGATACCAGCCGCAAAGCAGTACGAGAAAAACAAAGACAAGGAATGACACACGAGACCGGGTTGGGAAAAAAAAACGGTGTGGGAGCATGTGTCTATTATATTTTCCCGGAGGCAAACAGGCAATCATATTTTTTCGATGGACCGGCAGGGATGAAGAGACTTGACATGACCCTTCATCCGGGGTAATTTATTGCCATGGGCGAAAAAATTTATCTTCATCATGTTTGTTTGCATGTTTCCAAGCTCAACCAGTCGGAAATTTTTTACAATGGCTTTTTGGGATTGAAAAAATTGGATGCGTATACTGTGCCGGCGGAGTATGCCAAAACGCTGTTTGATATTCAGGCGGAATGCCGTTTTATTTCTTTTGAATGCCCGGAAGGCGGCGGTTTGGAGATTTTTTCAACAGATCAGTCCCTGCCGCATGCTCAGGGTGCCAGCCATTTTTGTCTCGGGGTATCTCAACGTGAAAAATTGATTGAGACCCTGCGTGCCGCCAATGTCACGATTCGGGAGATTGCCGAGGGTGACCGCAAGGTGGTTTTTATACTGGATCCGGATGACAATTTGATTGAACTAAAAGAAATCGCATCGTAATAAACAAGGAGTTGTTATGCCTTTTTGTCCCCAATGCGGCTATGAATACCGGCCGGAAATAAAAATATGCCCGGATTGCAATGAACGATTGGTTGCAGCCCTGGCACCGGATCCTAATCAGGTCGAACTTTTTGAGACCTTTGAATTGTGCAAAATTCCGGATGAAGTGACCGGTATGGCGCTTCAATCAATGCTTTTAGAAGCCGGGGTAGACGCCAATCTGCGCGATATGCGCACCAGCTTTTATGCCAATGTACTATCGAGTATGCAAGGGTATTGGGGAACCATCATCGTGGCCAAGCAGGATGAAGACCTGGCCAAACAGGTGCACCGGGATTTTAAAAAACAATTTGAGGGACGATGATTTTTCGAGGATGCGGAGGAGGCGCTTGTGAGTGAAGAACGCCCGGAACCAGATAAAGAAAAAGGCGTAACGGATGCTTTTTTTGTAAAATTACCCGACACACCCCAGATTGGCAG from the bacterium genome contains:
- a CDS encoding VOC family protein — protein: MGEKIYLHHVCLHVSKLNQSEIFYNGFLGLKKLDAYTVPAEYAKTLFDIQAECRFISFECPEGGGLEIFSTDQSLPHAQGASHFCLGVSQREKLIETLRAANVTIREIAEGDRKVVFILDPDDNLIELKEIAS